In the genome of Acaryochloris sp. CCMEE 5410, the window GGCTGTTTCAGTAGTACCAACCACAGTAAACGCTCCTCGAACAATGCAGGGGTAAAGACAATCTGTCTTGCGCCAATGATAGCTTCTCTACCCGCGATCGCAACAATAGGCCAGGATTTAATCCAAATTGCGTCCCGTTAGTTCCACAAAAATATCTTCTAGGTTGGCAGGACGAACCATCATCCCCACCCGATGGGTTTGACGATCCAGATAGTCTTGGGCTGCCGCCAAGGTGGGGAAAAATTGGTAATCCCATTGGGGACGGCTACTTTCTCCCACCTGTTTAACCAACAACCCTTCTCCATGCTGTTGTTTGAGTTCTGCCAGGGTGCCTAGGGCAATCAGTTGGCCCTTGTCGATAATACCGATGCGATCGCACAAGGATTCCACCTCTTCCATATAGTGGGTGGTCAGTACAATTGTCATTCCTTGGTGGTTTAACTCCTGGATAATTTCCCAAATTCTTCGCCTCGATTGGGGATCAAGCCCGACCGTTGGCTCATCCAGAAATAAAATTTGAGGCTGGTGCAGAAGCGCTCTAGCAATTTGCAGTCGGCGCATCATCCCGCCCGACAGTTGGCGGACAACATCTTGCTGTCGCTGCAGCAGGTCAACATAGTCCAAGTAGTGGTGAATTCTATCCTGGCGGAGGGATTTGGGTAAATGGTGCAGGCGGCCATGCATCTCCATATTTTCCCAAACCGTTAGATCCTGATCCAAACTGACCTGCTGCAAAACCACACCAATTTTGCGCTTAATTTTTTGCCCCTGATCAATATCCAGCCCCGCAATCTGAATATTTCCTTGAGACGGTTTGGTGAGGGTGGTCATCATCCGAATCGTGGTTGATTTCCCAGCTCCGTTCGGCCCTAGCAGTCCAAATATCTCTCCTGATTGAATCCCTAAAGACAGGTTATTGACCACTGTAACTTGGTTATAGATTTTGGAAATATTCTGAAGAGAAACAGATGAATTCATGGATGTGATACGATAAATTGTTCCGCCGACTTCATCTCCTTTCGGTTAGGTGGCGTTAAAGTCCACTAAGATTCGAAGTCCATCGTCCTTGTTGAGGTATTTATGGCTAAGCGCCGCAACCTAAAAAAAGAAAAAGCCCTGCGAAATCAAGCTTATGCCCGGAAGTTTCGTAAGCGTTCAGGATCTGGCCGCTTCGGTCGACGTCAGTATAATTCTAATCGTCAAGAATCCAATTCTGACAATCAAAACGGAGATAATCAGGACTCGAACAACTCTTCTGATACAGCCACAGCTTCAGATTAGTCTTTCCTAAAGCCGTTATCCTTGCTTCGGGGGCCTTTTTCCCGAATATATCTAGCTAAACTTGAGTATCCAAGGGTGATGTAACCTTTGGATGCTTTTGTGTGGGCGGGTATAAACTGTACTTGATCCGTCCTCACTCCTTTGTAAGGTTGGTTGATAGGTTGATCGACCTCGTTTTTCTCAGTTTTCTCAGCAAACCCTCTAGTTCCTCTCAGGTTAGTGCTTTTATCTTTTCAGGAAAACATCATGGTTTTCTCAGAGTAAAACCCTAAGATACCGGCAAAAGAGCTGAGAGGAGTATATTAGATGGGATAGATTTCTAATGCTGTTCATTACACAATTAAACGGATTCTTTCACCTTCTTTTGTTATCCTTTGCAAGCTTGAATTAAAGTTGTCAGCCGCATAAAAGCTTAGGGGTACCATCGCAAGAAGACCGAGAACCGTTTAGGCAAAGGGGAGACTATGCAAACCATTCTTGCTGGGGATATTGGAGGCACTAAAACCATTCTGCGCCTCGTTAAAGCTGAACCGTCGCTGTCCCTACCCTCCATTCCCCAACTGACAACCATATCCGAGCAGACTTATCCAAGCCAAGACTTTCCAGACTTAAGCCCTATGATTGAGCAGTTTCTGGCTCAATTCGATACAGGAACGGCCACCCAGGCAGCCTGCTTTGGCATTGCTGGCCCTGTGGTCGATGACACGTCAGAACTCACCAACTTATCTTGGTCTCTAAATGCTCGTCGTCTGGAGTCAGAGTTTGGCATCAACCGTGTTGCCTTGATCAATGACTTTGCTTCAGTGGGGTATGGCATTTTGGGCTTAGGAGAGCAGGATATTGCGACCCTGCAGGCAGTCCCTGCAAACCCGAAAGCCCCCATTGCCGTCATTGGTGCCGGTACTGGATTAGGGGAAGGATTCCTAATGCCGAATACTAAAGGTTATCAAGTCTTTCCCAGTGAAGGGGGGCATGCAGATTTTGCGCCCCGCACACCGATCGAATTTCAGCTGCTCGATTTCTTGCGAGAGGAGATGAAGCTAGACCGGGTTTCTGTGGAACGGGTCGTATCCGGTACTGGGATTGTCTCAATCTATCGATTTCTGCGCAGTTTAGGGCAACATTCAGAGTCATCTGAAATGGCTCAAGTCTTTCAAGCCTGGGAGCACAGGGAGGATACAGCCGAAAATTTAGTTGATCCAGCAGCTGCGATCGCACAAGCCGCATTGCAGAAAACGGATCCCCTTTGCCAGCAAACCTTAACCCTCTTTGTCGAAGCCTATGGAGCCGAAGCCGGGAATCTAGCCTTAAAACTGTTGCCCTATGGGGGACTGTATATTGCCGGGGGGGTAGCAGCCAAAATTTTGCCCCTACTGCAGACAGGTGCATTCCTTAAAACATTTCAAACCAAGGGACGGGTTAGTCCCCTCCTTCATAAAGTCCCCATTCATGTTGTACTCAATCCCAAAGTGGGGCTCATGGGTTCTGCTATTTATGCAGCCCAGCTCTCAGCAGATTCTTAGAATTTATCCGCATAATGGTTGCGTTGATTTCGACTGCTCTGGGAAAGAGTTTTTCGTTTCTATCCCCATCTAATCCTGAGGAGTTTTAGCAGCCCATGACACAATCTTCGTTCTCTGGTGTGAACATCCCTCCCATGGATGTTCATAATCGCAAGCTGGTGAATAACGTTCATCCGCCTGATTGGGTGAATCCTACCCCGGTTGAATGCTATGACCTCGTTGTGATTGGTTCGGGAACGGCGGGTTTAGTTACCGCTAAGGGAGCAGCTGGTTTAGGGGTTGGCCTTAAGGTCGCCCTCATTGAAAAGCATCTGATGGGTGGAGATTGCTTAAACGTTGGTTGTGTCCCCTCCAAATGCCTGATCCGATCTGCCCGCGTCGCTGCTGATATGCGGGATTCTCAACCCTATGGGATTCATCCACCCACCCAGATTGATGTCGATTTTCAAGTCGTGATGGAGCGGATGCGTGAGGTTCGCGCCCGCATTAGTCCCGTGGACTCTGCTGCTGCCGCTGCTAAATCTGGGGTAGATATGTATTTAGGAGAGGGCAAATTTACAGGTCCCAATACCATATCCGTAGATGGTAAAACCCTCCGGTTTAAGAAAGCCGTGATCACCACAGGCGCAAGAGCGGTTCGCCCCCAGATCGAGGGCATTGAAGACGTTGGGTATCTCACTAACGAAACCGTTTTCTCCTTGACGGAGTTACCCCAGCGATTAGCCGTGATTGGAGGTGGACCGATTGGCTGTGAACTCGCCCAATCCTTTCATCGACTTGGTAGTCAGGTGGTGCTCTTCCATCGAGGGGCTCATCTAATGAGTAAAGAAGATGCTGATGCGGCAGAAATTGTCCAGCAAGCATTTTTAAAGGAAGGCATTAAGCTGGTGTTGGCTTGTCAGATGAAGCGGGTCGAACGTACGCCAGCGGGCAAAGTGATTCACTTTGTTTGTGATGGCCGAGAAGAATCCGTGGTGGTTGATGAAATTTTGGCCGGTGCTGGGCGCGATCCCAATGTCGATGGACTCAATCTTGAAGCGGTAGGGGTTGAATATGACAATCGCAAGGGGGTCGCCGTCAACGACTACCTGCAAACCACAAACCCCAAAATCTATGCAGCTGGTGATATCTGCATGAACTGGAAATTTACCCATGCTGCTGATGCCGCTGCCCGCATTGTCCTTAAAAACACTTTATTTTCACCTTTTGGTATTGGTAAATATAAACTCAGCGATCTGGTGATGCCCTGGGTAACGTTCACGGATCCTGAAATTGCCCATGTTGGTTTATATGAGGGAGAGGCCCAGGACCAGGGTATGGATGTTAACACCATAAAAATCCTGTTTGATGATGTGGATCGAGCCCTTGCAGACGGAGAAGAAGATGGTTTCGTCAAAATCCATCTCGCCAAAGGCTCAGACAAAATTATTGGGGCCACCATC includes:
- a CDS encoding glucokinase — protein: MQTILAGDIGGTKTILRLVKAEPSLSLPSIPQLTTISEQTYPSQDFPDLSPMIEQFLAQFDTGTATQAACFGIAGPVVDDTSELTNLSWSLNARRLESEFGINRVALINDFASVGYGILGLGEQDIATLQAVPANPKAPIAVIGAGTGLGEGFLMPNTKGYQVFPSEGGHADFAPRTPIEFQLLDFLREEMKLDRVSVERVVSGTGIVSIYRFLRSLGQHSESSEMAQVFQAWEHREDTAENLVDPAAAIAQAALQKTDPLCQQTLTLFVEAYGAEAGNLALKLLPYGGLYIAGGVAAKILPLLQTGAFLKTFQTKGRVSPLLHKVPIHVVLNPKVGLMGSAIYAAQLSADS
- a CDS encoding ABC transporter ATP-binding protein, with translation MNSSVSLQNISKIYNQVTVVNNLSLGIQSGEIFGLLGPNGAGKSTTIRMMTTLTKPSQGNIQIAGLDIDQGQKIKRKIGVVLQQVSLDQDLTVWENMEMHGRLHHLPKSLRQDRIHHYLDYVDLLQRQQDVVRQLSGGMMRRLQIARALLHQPQILFLDEPTVGLDPQSRRRIWEIIQELNHQGMTIVLTTHYMEEVESLCDRIGIIDKGQLIALGTLAELKQQHGEGLLVKQVGESSRPQWDYQFFPTLAAAQDYLDRQTHRVGMMVRPANLEDIFVELTGRNLD
- a CDS encoding mercuric reductase encodes the protein MTQSSFSGVNIPPMDVHNRKLVNNVHPPDWVNPTPVECYDLVVIGSGTAGLVTAKGAAGLGVGLKVALIEKHLMGGDCLNVGCVPSKCLIRSARVAADMRDSQPYGIHPPTQIDVDFQVVMERMREVRARISPVDSAAAAAKSGVDMYLGEGKFTGPNTISVDGKTLRFKKAVITTGARAVRPQIEGIEDVGYLTNETVFSLTELPQRLAVIGGGPIGCELAQSFHRLGSQVVLFHRGAHLMSKEDADAAEIVQQAFLKEGIKLVLACQMKRVERTPAGKVIHFVCDGREESVVVDEILAGAGRDPNVDGLNLEAVGVEYDNRKGVAVNDYLQTTNPKIYAAGDICMNWKFTHAADAAARIVLKNTLFSPFGIGKYKLSDLVMPWVTFTDPEIAHVGLYEGEAQDQGMDVNTIKILFDDVDRALADGEEDGFVKIHLAKGSDKIIGATIVARHAGEMISEITTAMIGKVGLGSMASVIHPYPTQASAIKQAADAYRRTLLTPKTIKFLGLLTKLS